The following proteins are co-located in the Primulina tabacum isolate GXHZ01 chromosome 11, ASM2559414v2, whole genome shotgun sequence genome:
- the LOC142517648 gene encoding sterol 3-beta-glucosyltransferase-like isoform X10 — MRTKPTAVFMAFGTKGDVYPIAAIAAAFASDQRQYEVAFVTHSAHEVFSILQKLKVHLEAKRITCFPVSSPPVMSYQDTAGSSKVSFSLQKNEIMIKHRQECVSIAEGIFGEDSNMDGDLIIINFFALEGWSLAELFQVHCVVAAPYVVPYSAPSSFERQFQKELPLLYEYLQDAPTGKVGWEDVIHWMWPLFTEDWGHWRSHDLHLSFLPFTDAVTGLPRWHERPLSPLLLYGFSKEVVECPDYWPSRVQVCGFWFLPFEWQFSCSSCADISSLSFSRKLNAEEEMCSIHVNLKAFLNALPEQPIFMSLSSIGSMGYLKNPRAFLKVLENALSITSCRFILFSAGYGPLDAEIKMSAQTLLSPSEQLQLSEDQTCLFGGRLLCFSGDVPYNWLFPRCAAAIHHGGSGSTAAALHAGIPQRGCFGLAWLQSL; from the exons ATGAGGACGAAGCCAACGGCCGTGTTCATGGCCTTTGGTACCAAAGGCGACGTTTACCCCATCGCT GCTATTGCTGCAGCTTTTGCTTCCGATCAAAGGCAGTACGAGGTTGCCTTTGTGACTCATTCAGCGCACGAG GTATTTTCTATCTTGCAGAAGCTCAAAGTTCATCTAGAAGCAAAAAGAATCACATGTTTTCCAGTTTCATCACCTCCTGTCATGTCTTATCAAGACACTGCAG GATCCAGCAAGGTCTCCTTTTCTCTGCAGAAGAATGAAATCATGATAAAACATAGACAAGAGTGTGTTTCGATTGCTGAAGGCATATTCGGAGAAGACAGTAATATGGATGGTGACCTTATCATTATAAATTTCTTCGCTCTG GAAGGTTGGAGTCTTGCGGAACTATTTCAGGTTCATTGTGTTGTTGCTGCTCCTTATGTTGTTCCCTACAG CGCCCCCTCTTCTTTTGAACGCCAATTTCAGAAAGAACTTCCTCTTTTATATGAATATCTTCAAGATGCTCCGACTGGTAAG GTAGGGTGGGAAGATGTTATACATTGGATGTGGCCGCTTTTCACTGAAGATTGGGGACATTGGAGAAGCCATGATTTGCATCTAAGCTTCTTGCCTTTTACG GATGCagtgactggtcttccaagaTGGCACGAGAGGCCTTTGTCTCCCTTGCTACT GTATGGATTTAGCAAAGAAGTTGTTGAGTGCCCTG ATTACTGGCCATCAAGAGTTCAGGTTTGTGGCTTTTGGTTTCTCCCTTTTGAGTGGCAGTTCTCCTGCAGCAGCTGTGCAGATATTTCATCTTTAAGTTTTTCAAGGAAATTAAATGCTGAAGAAGAGATGTGTTCGATTCATGTCAATTTAAAAGCTTTTCTGAATGCTTTGCCAGAACAACCTATTTTCATGAGTCTAAGTTCTATTGGTAG TATGGGTTATTTGAAGAATCCTAGAGCTTTTCTCAAGGTCCTTGAAAATGCTTTGAGTATTACAAGCTGTAGATTTATTCTGTTCTCAGCTGGTTATGGACCTTTAGATGCTGAAATCAAAATGTCTGCCCAGACACTATTGTCACCTTCAGAACAACTGCAACTTAGTGAAGATCAGACCTGCCTATTTGGAGGCCGTCTATTGTGCTTCTCTGG TGATGTACCATACAATTGGCTCTTTCCAAGATGTGCAGCTGCTATCCATCACGGGGGAAG TGGATCCACCGCTGCTGCACTGCATGCAGGAATCCCTCAG AGAGGATGTTTTGGCTTGGCGTGGCTCCAGAGCCTCTAA
- the LOC142517648 gene encoding uncharacterized protein LOC142517648 isoform X7: MRTKPTAVFMAFGTKGDVYPIAAIAAAFASDQRQYEVAFVTHSAHEVFSILQKLKVHLEAKRITCFPVSSPPVMSYQDTAGRLESCGTISAPPLLLNANFRKNFLFYMNIFKMLRLVGWEDVIHWMWPLFTEDWGHWRSHDLHLSFLPFTDAVTGLPRWHERPLSPLLLYGFSKEVVECPDYWPSRVQVCGFWFLPFEWQFSCSSCADISSLSFSRKLNAEEEMCSIHVNLKAFLNALPEQPIFMSLSSIGSMGYLKNPRAFLKVLENALSITSCRFILFSAGYGPLDAEIKMSAQTLLSPSEQLQLSEDQTCLFGGRLLCFSGDVPYNWLFPRCAAAIHHGGSGSTAAALHAGIPQVICPFILDQFYWAERMFWLGVAPEPLKGTCLVPDKDDDCSIMEAANMLVGTINRALSPEVKLQASQIANRISAEDGVSEAVRLIREEIKCTGAAV; encoded by the exons ATGAGGACGAAGCCAACGGCCGTGTTCATGGCCTTTGGTACCAAAGGCGACGTTTACCCCATCGCT GCTATTGCTGCAGCTTTTGCTTCCGATCAAAGGCAGTACGAGGTTGCCTTTGTGACTCATTCAGCGCACGAG GTATTTTCTATCTTGCAGAAGCTCAAAGTTCATCTAGAAGCAAAAAGAATCACATGTTTTCCAGTTTCATCACCTCCTGTCATGTCTTATCAAGACACTGCAG GAAGGTTGGAGTCTTGCGGAACTATTTCAG CGCCCCCTCTTCTTTTGAACGCCAATTTCAGAAAGAACTTCCTCTTTTATATGAATATCTTCAAGATGCTCCGACTG GTAGGGTGGGAAGATGTTATACATTGGATGTGGCCGCTTTTCACTGAAGATTGGGGACATTGGAGAAGCCATGATTTGCATCTAAGCTTCTTGCCTTTTACG GATGCagtgactggtcttccaagaTGGCACGAGAGGCCTTTGTCTCCCTTGCTACT GTATGGATTTAGCAAAGAAGTTGTTGAGTGCCCTG ATTACTGGCCATCAAGAGTTCAGGTTTGTGGCTTTTGGTTTCTCCCTTTTGAGTGGCAGTTCTCCTGCAGCAGCTGTGCAGATATTTCATCTTTAAGTTTTTCAAGGAAATTAAATGCTGAAGAAGAGATGTGTTCGATTCATGTCAATTTAAAAGCTTTTCTGAATGCTTTGCCAGAACAACCTATTTTCATGAGTCTAAGTTCTATTGGTAG TATGGGTTATTTGAAGAATCCTAGAGCTTTTCTCAAGGTCCTTGAAAATGCTTTGAGTATTACAAGCTGTAGATTTATTCTGTTCTCAGCTGGTTATGGACCTTTAGATGCTGAAATCAAAATGTCTGCCCAGACACTATTGTCACCTTCAGAACAACTGCAACTTAGTGAAGATCAGACCTGCCTATTTGGAGGCCGTCTATTGTGCTTCTCTGG TGATGTACCATACAATTGGCTCTTTCCAAGATGTGCAGCTGCTATCCATCACGGGGGAAG TGGATCCACCGCTGCTGCACTGCATGCAGGAATCCCTCAG GTTATCTGTCCATTTATTCTGGATCAATTTTATTGGGCAGAGAGGATGTTTTGGCTTGGCGTGGCTCCAGAGCCTCTAAAGGGTACGTGCTTGGTACCAGATAAAGATGATGACTGTTCCATAATGGAAGCCGCAAATATGCTGGTTGGGACTATAAATCGTGCACTGTCTCCTGAAGTCAAATTGCAGGCCTCACAGATTGCTAATAGAATTTCCGCTGAG GATGGTGTTTCAGAAGCTGTGCGGTTAATTAGAGAAGAAATTAAATGTACTGGTGCTGCTGTGTGA
- the LOC142517648 gene encoding sterol 3-beta-glucosyltransferase-like isoform X2: MRTKPTAVFMAFGTKGDVYPIAAIAAAFASDQRQYEVAFVTHSAHEVFSILQKLKVHLEAKRITCFPVSSPPVMSYQDTAGSSKVSFSLQKNEIMIKHRQECVSIAEGIFGEDSNMDGDLIIINFFALEGWSLAELFQVHCVVAAPYVVPYSAPSSFERQFQKELPLLYEYLQDAPTGWEDVIHWMWPLFTEDWGHWRSHDLHLSFLPFTDAVTGLPRWHERPLSPLLLYGFSKEVVECPDYWPSRVQVCGFWFLPFEWQFSCSSCADISSLSFSRKLNAEEEMCSIHVNLKAFLNALPEQPIFMSLSSIGSMGYLKNPRAFLKVLENALSITSCRFILFSAGYGPLDAEIKMSAQTLLSPSEQLQLSEDQTCLFGGRLLCFSGDVPYNWLFPRCAAAIHHGGSGSTAAALHAGIPQVICPFILDQFYWAERMFWLGVAPEPLKGTCLVPDKDDDCSIMEAANMLVGTINRALSPEVKLQASQIANRISAEDGVSEAVRLIREEIKCTGAAV; the protein is encoded by the exons ATGAGGACGAAGCCAACGGCCGTGTTCATGGCCTTTGGTACCAAAGGCGACGTTTACCCCATCGCT GCTATTGCTGCAGCTTTTGCTTCCGATCAAAGGCAGTACGAGGTTGCCTTTGTGACTCATTCAGCGCACGAG GTATTTTCTATCTTGCAGAAGCTCAAAGTTCATCTAGAAGCAAAAAGAATCACATGTTTTCCAGTTTCATCACCTCCTGTCATGTCTTATCAAGACACTGCAG GATCCAGCAAGGTCTCCTTTTCTCTGCAGAAGAATGAAATCATGATAAAACATAGACAAGAGTGTGTTTCGATTGCTGAAGGCATATTCGGAGAAGACAGTAATATGGATGGTGACCTTATCATTATAAATTTCTTCGCTCTG GAAGGTTGGAGTCTTGCGGAACTATTTCAGGTTCATTGTGTTGTTGCTGCTCCTTATGTTGTTCCCTACAG CGCCCCCTCTTCTTTTGAACGCCAATTTCAGAAAGAACTTCCTCTTTTATATGAATATCTTCAAGATGCTCCGACTG GGTGGGAAGATGTTATACATTGGATGTGGCCGCTTTTCACTGAAGATTGGGGACATTGGAGAAGCCATGATTTGCATCTAAGCTTCTTGCCTTTTACG GATGCagtgactggtcttccaagaTGGCACGAGAGGCCTTTGTCTCCCTTGCTACT GTATGGATTTAGCAAAGAAGTTGTTGAGTGCCCTG ATTACTGGCCATCAAGAGTTCAGGTTTGTGGCTTTTGGTTTCTCCCTTTTGAGTGGCAGTTCTCCTGCAGCAGCTGTGCAGATATTTCATCTTTAAGTTTTTCAAGGAAATTAAATGCTGAAGAAGAGATGTGTTCGATTCATGTCAATTTAAAAGCTTTTCTGAATGCTTTGCCAGAACAACCTATTTTCATGAGTCTAAGTTCTATTGGTAG TATGGGTTATTTGAAGAATCCTAGAGCTTTTCTCAAGGTCCTTGAAAATGCTTTGAGTATTACAAGCTGTAGATTTATTCTGTTCTCAGCTGGTTATGGACCTTTAGATGCTGAAATCAAAATGTCTGCCCAGACACTATTGTCACCTTCAGAACAACTGCAACTTAGTGAAGATCAGACCTGCCTATTTGGAGGCCGTCTATTGTGCTTCTCTGG TGATGTACCATACAATTGGCTCTTTCCAAGATGTGCAGCTGCTATCCATCACGGGGGAAG TGGATCCACCGCTGCTGCACTGCATGCAGGAATCCCTCAG GTTATCTGTCCATTTATTCTGGATCAATTTTATTGGGCAGAGAGGATGTTTTGGCTTGGCGTGGCTCCAGAGCCTCTAAAGGGTACGTGCTTGGTACCAGATAAAGATGATGACTGTTCCATAATGGAAGCCGCAAATATGCTGGTTGGGACTATAAATCGTGCACTGTCTCCTGAAGTCAAATTGCAGGCCTCACAGATTGCTAATAGAATTTCCGCTGAG GATGGTGTTTCAGAAGCTGTGCGGTTAATTAGAGAAGAAATTAAATGTACTGGTGCTGCTGTGTGA
- the LOC142517648 gene encoding sterol 3-beta-glucosyltransferase-like isoform X5, with amino-acid sequence MRTKPTAVFMAFGTKGDVYPIAAIAAAFASDQRQYEVAFVTHSAHEVFSILQKLKVHLEAKRITCFPVSSPPVMSYQDTAGSSKVSFSLQKNEIMIKHRQECVSIAEGIFGEDSNMDGDLIIINFFALEGWSLAELFQVHCVVAAPYVVPYSAPSSFERQFQKELPLLYEYLQDAPTGKDAVTGLPRWHERPLSPLLLYGFSKEVVECPDYWPSRVQVCGFWFLPFEWQFSCSSCADISSLSFSRKLNAEEEMCSIHVNLKAFLNALPEQPIFMSLSSIGSMGYLKNPRAFLKVLENALSITSCRFILFSAGYGPLDAEIKMSAQTLLSPSEQLQLSEDQTCLFGGRLLCFSGDVPYNWLFPRCAAAIHHGGSGSTAAALHAGIPQVICPFILDQFYWAERMFWLGVAPEPLKGTCLVPDKDDDCSIMEAANMLVGTINRALSPEVKLQASQIANRISAEDGVSEAVRLIREEIKCTGAAV; translated from the exons ATGAGGACGAAGCCAACGGCCGTGTTCATGGCCTTTGGTACCAAAGGCGACGTTTACCCCATCGCT GCTATTGCTGCAGCTTTTGCTTCCGATCAAAGGCAGTACGAGGTTGCCTTTGTGACTCATTCAGCGCACGAG GTATTTTCTATCTTGCAGAAGCTCAAAGTTCATCTAGAAGCAAAAAGAATCACATGTTTTCCAGTTTCATCACCTCCTGTCATGTCTTATCAAGACACTGCAG GATCCAGCAAGGTCTCCTTTTCTCTGCAGAAGAATGAAATCATGATAAAACATAGACAAGAGTGTGTTTCGATTGCTGAAGGCATATTCGGAGAAGACAGTAATATGGATGGTGACCTTATCATTATAAATTTCTTCGCTCTG GAAGGTTGGAGTCTTGCGGAACTATTTCAGGTTCATTGTGTTGTTGCTGCTCCTTATGTTGTTCCCTACAG CGCCCCCTCTTCTTTTGAACGCCAATTTCAGAAAGAACTTCCTCTTTTATATGAATATCTTCAAGATGCTCCGACTGGTAAG GATGCagtgactggtcttccaagaTGGCACGAGAGGCCTTTGTCTCCCTTGCTACT GTATGGATTTAGCAAAGAAGTTGTTGAGTGCCCTG ATTACTGGCCATCAAGAGTTCAGGTTTGTGGCTTTTGGTTTCTCCCTTTTGAGTGGCAGTTCTCCTGCAGCAGCTGTGCAGATATTTCATCTTTAAGTTTTTCAAGGAAATTAAATGCTGAAGAAGAGATGTGTTCGATTCATGTCAATTTAAAAGCTTTTCTGAATGCTTTGCCAGAACAACCTATTTTCATGAGTCTAAGTTCTATTGGTAG TATGGGTTATTTGAAGAATCCTAGAGCTTTTCTCAAGGTCCTTGAAAATGCTTTGAGTATTACAAGCTGTAGATTTATTCTGTTCTCAGCTGGTTATGGACCTTTAGATGCTGAAATCAAAATGTCTGCCCAGACACTATTGTCACCTTCAGAACAACTGCAACTTAGTGAAGATCAGACCTGCCTATTTGGAGGCCGTCTATTGTGCTTCTCTGG TGATGTACCATACAATTGGCTCTTTCCAAGATGTGCAGCTGCTATCCATCACGGGGGAAG TGGATCCACCGCTGCTGCACTGCATGCAGGAATCCCTCAG GTTATCTGTCCATTTATTCTGGATCAATTTTATTGGGCAGAGAGGATGTTTTGGCTTGGCGTGGCTCCAGAGCCTCTAAAGGGTACGTGCTTGGTACCAGATAAAGATGATGACTGTTCCATAATGGAAGCCGCAAATATGCTGGTTGGGACTATAAATCGTGCACTGTCTCCTGAAGTCAAATTGCAGGCCTCACAGATTGCTAATAGAATTTCCGCTGAG GATGGTGTTTCAGAAGCTGTGCGGTTAATTAGAGAAGAAATTAAATGTACTGGTGCTGCTGTGTGA